From the genome of Capsicum annuum cultivar UCD-10X-F1 chromosome 4, UCD10Xv1.1, whole genome shotgun sequence:
TTCTAATAATTGTAAACACACGAAATGGAATAGCTTTGACAAACGAATCAATGGTACAATCAGTCAAAGAAGTAGAAACcctttttagacttttgaaacttATAATATTAAGCATTAACATAACGTAGCAGTTCTTTCCATGTAGAAATTTCTTGTTGAGGATCAAAAAAGAGAGAACAAACACAAGTACCTTTCGTTGCTGCATAGAGAGAAACAAAAGGAATAGCCATGATCCCAGAAATAGAAGAGATGAACACAATATTTGCCTTTCCTGAAGCTTTCAAAAAAGGATATGCTAATTGACACAAGTGGTATGAAGCCTCAAAATTGGTGCCCATCATTAATGAGCAATCTGCAGAAGTAACTTTTGTGGTCTCTTTTGGTACACATACAGCAGCATTATTTACCTAAAAAAATGTAAACAACTATTGTCACTCATTTAAACTGTTAGTACACGTACATAATTTATTGAAGATTCAATACGAACTAACATCATAGGCATTCTGATTACATATATTACTTACGAGGATGTCAAGTTTCCCATTGAAGTGTTCAGTGGCTTTTTCAATCAACTGGTTTCTCTGATCTTCCAAGAACAAGTCACATGTGGAACCATTTACTTTATACCCTTTATTTTGCCATTTCTCCAAACATTCATCCAAGTCCTTTTTATTGCGAGAACATGTATAGATCACTGCACCGAAACTGGCTAATTCTTCGACTATGGCATACCTAAATCATAAGCAAggaagaatataataattaaGCAGTCAACATAAAAGTGGAcattataatgaaataaatggACTCCAATCTCTCAAAAGACGAGGAAAATGTTTAGAAAATAGTTCTTGAATTTAATTATGTTGCTTACCCAATGCCCCTAGTACCTCCAGTAACAAGGGCAGCCATACCATGAAGAGACCATCTTCCatctccattattgttttcaATGTGTCccatccttcaatttcttcttaagatttttttcAATGTTTTGAAGGATTAAAATTGTGGATTAATGAAAGGAGAGTCAATAATTTTACAAAACAGCACGCTAACATACATATAGTCTTCCAAGGTACAAGCCACCAGGGGCGGCTCTACCCCAGTAAAGAAAAAGGCAACCGCTAAGACTCTCAAATTTAACGTCTTATTTGTTTTAGCAATAATAAATTATAGGttttaattacaaaattattaaatattatttataacaaaaataaacttcttgtataaaaataaagaattattagaaaaattttgatgtatttaaaatatttctcaataaaaatacattagttatattaacgaaaaaaattattaaaagaattgTCTACAATATTTATAACTTTgcatcttaaaattttaaatatagtctttattaataaaaatacttttttctaaaaactttaaGGTCTCTATTTTATTTTCGCATTAGATCACCAATGTGATTGAGCCGTCCTGGAAGCCACTTGACATGaaaatatactccctccatttataaaataatgacttacttttttatttagtctgtttaaaaaggaatgaccgttttcttttttgacaatactttaaattcaactttttacatgacacatttaaaaccataaaattaaatgacattttaatatatttgacataactttaatttagaatCATACGattcaaaaatttctttatttttttaaattgtgtCAAATCAATGAAGAGTCCAAGTTCTGCGGTCTAATATGATGgcccaaagttgaaagtgattcaAAAAGGATCTATTGTACTTCTCCgttttcggaataagtgaattattgggaTATTTATTCGtattttaaaataagtaaatcattaaatttttttttaaatttatccttatgatttgagaaccaattaacttttaaa
Proteins encoded in this window:
- the LOC107867623 gene encoding tropinone reductase homolog; translation: MGHIENNNGDGRWSLHGMAALVTGGTRGIGYAIVEELASFGAVIYTCSRNKKDLDECLEKWQNKGYKVNGSTCDLFLEDQRNQLIEKATEHFNGKLDILVNNAAVCVPKETTKVTSADCSLMMGTNFEASYHLCQLAYPFLKASGKANIVFISSISGIMAIPFVSLYAATKGAINQLTKNLACEWGKDNIRVNAVAPWIIDTALTDTVAEDFESKDVENLIKRTPISRMGKPNEVSSLVAYLCFPAAAYISGQIICVDGGKTVSGFP